The Nonlabens sp. Hel1_33_55 genome contains the following window.
TTCATGGTTTAAAATTTAGAAGACAGCATTCCATAAAAAACTATATCGTTGATTTCTATTGTGCTCTACACAAACTTGTTATTGAATTGGATGGTCAGGTTCATGAAGAACCCGTCCATAAAGAAAAGGATCAAAAAAGAGATCAAGATTTAACTGAATTGGGATTCACAGTCTTAAGGTATGAGAACAAATATGTCTTCGAGGAACTACCGCATGTTCTACGTGATATTAAAAATCATTGTGGAATAGACTGAATACATCCAATTAAATAATCTTCTTTGCAACTTCAACCACTCCTGAAGCAAAACAAGTTTCACTTCGGTCCTCGCCTTTTCTAAGGCAAGGAGCATACATGTTTTCAAAGCTTACGCAATAAAATAGATTAATTGTAAATCTTCTACCTTTCAGCTTGAAATAGCAAGTTTAAATGGCATAGAGTCTTGCTAATTCAAGAGCTTCACTACCCAACCATCTGCTTCAAATCTGCGCGATACTTACTGGCGCTTTTTCCAGTAAACTGTTTGAATAGTTTATTGAAGTGTGAGAAGTTATTGAAGCCGCATTCAAAAGCCACATCGCTAATGCTCATTTGGCTTTCTGATAAAAGCTTTGTGGCATGAACGACGCGATATTCGTTGACTAATTTTGTAAAGGTTTTTCCTGTGGATTTTTTGAAATACCTGCAAAAGGCTGGAACGGTCATGCTAACCTTATCTGCTATTTCGTCCAGTGAGATGTGCTCCTTAAAATTCTGATTGATGTGTTTGTAAATGG
Protein-coding sequences here:
- a CDS encoding endonuclease domain-containing protein, yielding MKRRPPIHNLKYLESNRKYLRKNLTPAEAYLWSHLQSKKFHGLKFRRQHSIKNYIVDFYCALHKLVIELDGQVHEEPVHKEKDQKRDQDLTELGFTVLRYENKYVFEELPHVLRDIKNHCGID